The DNA region AAATGTTCGGATTTTACGTTACTTTTTTCCCTTCAAAGACGATTTTTCGACCAATTGGTACGATTTCTTTTACTCCTTGTTGAATTACTTCCTGAAAAATAGGTTCTTCCATCCGTCGAATGGGGGTATATCCTTCTATTTTCATTCGTTCTAAGCATTGATCAATCGTTTCATGTTCGAGTACTTCGAATCGTTTCTTATTTTTGCTCATTTTTCAACTTCCCTTTTTTTACAGTCTTTACCCAGAAACCTCCGTAAATCGTTTTCGGCTCATACGAAATGATGAAGGCTTTCGGATCCAGCTCCTTGATCGTCTGGTATAAGTTTAGCTCATATTTGCGCGGAGTTAAAATGGACAGGGCCATTCGATCTCCTTCTAACCCTTGTGCTTGCCAAGTCGTCACTCCATACCCTTTTGTTCGCAATTGCTTCGGTAAATCCACATCATATTCTCTCGTAATAACATTAACCGTAATATAACCAAGGGCAAGCTTTTCCTCGATCTTCATTCCAACAATGACACCTAAACCATATCCAACAGCATACGCGATTAAGTTTTGGATTTCATTCAAATTTTCGAGCACCAGTCCTAAACCAACAACATAAATAATAATTTCCAGCATACTAATAAATGCTGCTAAATACCGATGCCCCTTCAATGTTAAAATCATACGAATCGTAAAAAACGATACGTAGACGATATTAATAATTAAAATAATGGCCATCATCACCAAACTATTTTCTAGCAAAGCAAACTCCCCCTTTCAACTATGGTTAGCCTATTCGTTTGGCATAAATACAGTATCATATTAACTTTAAACGATTTTTTCATGATTAAACATTTTTCAAGAAAAAAAATATGGGAACTTTTTGTATGCTTAAGTTCCCATTAAAGATATTGGTTTATGTACACCTTTGCTCAGCATTCACTTCTATAATTTTTTGACAAATTAATTTGGCAAGAATCTCATAACCCGCTTCTCCAAAATGAAGCCCATCGTTCCGTTCACCATATAAAATGGTT from Bacillus sp. (in: firmicutes) includes:
- a CDS encoding NETI motif-containing protein, with product MSKNKKRFEVLEHETIDQCLERMKIEGYTPIRRMEEPIFQEVIQQGVKEIVPIGRKIVFEGKKVT
- a CDS encoding DUF2179 domain-containing protein, producing MMAIILIINIVYVSFFTIRMILTLKGHRYLAAFISMLEIIIYVVGLGLVLENLNEIQNLIAYAVGYGLGVIVGMKIEEKLALGYITVNVITREYDVDLPKQLRTKGYGVTTWQAQGLEGDRMALSILTPRKYELNLYQTIKELDPKAFIISYEPKTIYGGFWVKTVKKGKLKNEQK